The stretch of DNA CCAGGTCGCGTTCCGAGGGCAGCGCCGATCCTGGCCGGCAGGACTCGACGATGTAGGTCCGAAGGATTTCCCGCAGCTGGACATAGATGGCCGTCCCGCTGGACCGGTCGATTTCCCCAGCGATGGCTGCAGCGCTACCGGCCACGGAACACCGGACTTTGGATTGAGTTCACCTAGACATTTTAGGGCAGGTCTAGACCACTGCGCGCCACAGTACCGGAGCATTTCGTTGACCAGCGGGGAGTGCCGATATATTGGACAGGAAAAATTCGATATCCGACGGATGGGGCCGTCATACAGAAGGAGTCCCGTTGCCAACTCAGAAGGCCGTGGTCACAGCCTCGATCGGACTGCATGCGCGTCCAGCTGCCGTATTTGTCCGGGCAGTTACTGAGACCGGGCTTCCCGTGACCATCACGAAGGCGGGCATCAGGGGCGTCGATGCCCGCTCGCTGCTGCAGGTGATGACTGCTGACTTCCATCATGGTTGCGAAGTGGAACTGAGGGTCGCGGATTCGGCCCTGGAAGGGCCGCTGGGCCGCGAAAAAGCGCAGGAAAGCCTCCGAACGCTCGGCAGGTTGCTGGAGTCGCAGGGCGCCGGGTAGCGGCGCTGGCGCCGAACTGAACGGCAGCGGCGGAGGCCATCCCTGCCGGACTTGCCAAAGGATGCAACAACGACGGCGGGCCTCACCTTTTCAGGTGAGGCCCGCCGTCGTTGTTTATTGCTTTATGCCTAGTGGGCGTGGTCTCCGCGGCTGTATTCGTAGACCCAGCCTACGAGTGCCACAACGGCCAGGCCTGCTGCGATAAAGACAATCCAGAAGCCTACCGCCAGACCAAGGAATCCTGTTGCACAGGAGATGCCCAAAACCAGCGGCCACCAGCTCCAGGGGCTGAAGTGGCCCTGTTCGCCGGCACCCTCATGGATCTCAGCGTCGCTGCGGTCCTCCGGACGCATGCCAACACGCTTGCCGGTGAAGCCAAGGTATCCGCCGATCATGCCGGCGAGGCCACCGACCAGGAGGATGCCCAGGATACCGACCCACTCACCCCAGCCGGTGAGGAACCCGTACACCAACGAGACCGGTACAAAGAAGAAGACTCCGGAACCAAAGATCCAAGATTCGATTTTCACTGTGCAGTGTCCTTCTGGTCGGCGTTACCGAGCACCTGGGCCGCGGGAGCCGGTGATTCGACAGTTTGGAACTGTCGAAGCTCGGGGTGGTGGAGGTCAAGGGCGGGACGCTCCGAACGGATCCGGGGCAGCGAGGTGAAGTTGTGCCGTGGCGGCGGGCAGGACGTGGCCCACTCCAGGGAGGCGCCGAAGCCCCAGGGATCATCCACCTGGACCCTCTCGGCACTGCGCCAGGTGATGTAGACGTTCCAGAAGAACGGGATCAGCGATGCGCCGAGGACAAACGAGGCCACGGTGGAGAACTGGTTCATCCAGGTGAAGTTGTCCTCCACCAGGTAGTCCGCGTAGCGGCGGGGCATACCTTCAACACCCAGCCAGTGCTGGATCAGGAAGGTGCCGTGGAAGCCCAGGAACAGCATCCAGAAGTGGATCTTGCCGAGGCGCTCGTTCAGCATCTTGCCGGTCCACTTGGGCCACCAGAAGTAGAAGCCGGCGAACATGGCGAACACCACGGTGCCGAACACCACGTAGTGGAAGTGTGCCACCACGAAGTAGGAGTCGGAGACGTGAAAGTCCAGCGGCGGAGAGGCCAGGATGAT from Pseudarthrobacter siccitolerans encodes:
- a CDS encoding HPr family phosphocarrier protein; its protein translation is MPTQKAVVTASIGLHARPAAVFVRAVTETGLPVTITKAGIRGVDARSLLQVMTADFHHGCEVELRVADSALEGPLGREKAQESLRTLGRLLESQGAG
- a CDS encoding cytochrome c oxidase subunit 4 yields the protein MKIESWIFGSGVFFFVPVSLVYGFLTGWGEWVGILGILLVGGLAGMIGGYLGFTGKRVGMRPEDRSDAEIHEGAGEQGHFSPWSWWPLVLGISCATGFLGLAVGFWIVFIAAGLAVVALVGWVYEYSRGDHAH